TACTATCAAATTGATAGATGGTGAATATTATGAAACTTCCAGAAGTTTTAGAATATACAAAGGAGGACGAAAAAAAAGCATTATATTATTATAACGATGAAATTATAGGGTATATTAAAAAATACAATATTATAGAATATATTCATTGGGACAACTTAAAATATAAAAAGGGACTGCCCATTGAACCGAAATATCTTTGGATTTTATTAAATATGGATAGAAAAATACATTTTAAAGAGTTAAATTTCCATAATTGGACTTTTAAATATTATATAAATGGTAAAATTCAGCAATTTTTAGGGGCGTTTGATAGATTAAAAAATATAGAATTTTCCAAGAAAATAAACGATTTAATTAATGATAAATACAAAATAAATGCAATAATTGAGGAATCCATAGCATCAAGTCAAATTGAAGGGGCAAAAACAACCACAAAAATGGCAAAAGAAGTTATAAAAAGCGGTAAAAAGCCCAAAAATAATGACGAAATTATGGTATATAATAACCATGTGGCTATGAAATATATTACAAATGAATTAAAAAATAAAGATTTCACAATTGATGAAATTTTAAAAATACATGATTTAATTTCAAAAGATTTAATTGAAAATAAATATGTGGGAGAATTTAGAACTATCGATGATGTAATTGTTAAAGACATAAAAACTAACAAAACATTACATATTCCCCCAAATCATGAATTAATTGAACCTTTAATAAATGAACTATGTAATTTTGCAAACAATAAAGAGGATAGCACACATCCAATAATTAAAGGAATAATCATCCACTTTTTGATTGGCTATATTCACCCATTTGTTGATGGGAATGGTAGAACTGCAAGGGCTTTATTTTATTGGTATATGCTGAATAGTAGATATACGATTTTTGAATATTTGAAAGTTTCAGAGTTTATAAATAAATCAAAAGGGAAATATAAAAATTCATATTTATATGTGGAATCCCATAAATGCGATGAATATGAGGGCGATTTAACTTACTTTATTGGTTATATATTGGATTGTATTGAAAAATCCATAAATAAATTTAATGAGGAACTTAAAGTATTAGAAAACGAATTAAAACATAATAACATATATAATAATTTATTGAATGATTTAAAGAATAATAATTTAAATCTACGACAATTAGGTATTTTAGAGGAAATAATTAAAAATCCTAAAAAGAAATTTACTATAAAATATATTGTAAATAGCTATGGTGTAGCATATGCCACGGCAAGAAATGATTTAAATATTTTTGCAGAATTTGGGATACTACAAAAGAAAAAAGCGGGAAAAGAATTTATATATGTCCCAAATATTGATTTTTGATATTTTAAGTTAAAAAAATGTTATATATTAAAAGTATGTGTTAAAAAGGAGCTCCTGCCCCGACATAAAAAAATAATATGGATTGGAGCATAAATAGCTCGTTTATCCTCTGGACTCCTTAGCTTTTGGTCTTAATTTTGTGTATCCACATTTTCTACATTTTGTAGCTTTCCATGGATTTCTTGCCGTGCATCTTAAACATATTTTTTTATGAAACACTCTGTTCATAGCTTCTTCAAATGCCATATTCTCACCAAATTATCATTTATTCGTTTTTTAGGTTTTATTATCAATTGCTACTTTTCCCTATTATCTCTTATTCTTTTTATATCTTTTGGAATTATCTTCAATATATTTGTTTTGAATTTCAATAATTTCCGCGGAGCTCCTGCCCCGATATTTTTCAAGCAATTCTTCATTAAGGTCAATGAATGTATCTGCCCATTTGAAACCATCTAATAAAGAGAGGGCATCATTTTTATAGTTTGCGATATATAGTGTAGCAATAAATGCTTCCAAAGTTGTTAATTTACAGGGTTTTCCATAATTTACAGGATTTCCCGCAATTAAAAGAGGCAAACTTCTTTGATTTTTTGCATTAGTTATACTGAATACTTTTTCAGCCTGTTTCCATGAGCAGTCAAGAGCCATTATTCCGTATTTTTTAATTATGTCCCTGTCATCAACAGAAACAGTAGTTTCAGCATAAGGATTTAATAACAAACTATTTCTAGGAAGTTTGTATGTGTTTTTTATGATTTTTGCATATCCAAGCTTACCCATTTTTAATGCTGTGCATCTTTTCGGGTCGCACTGGTTAGCATGGTATATATATAAGTTCATAAAAATAGCACCAAATATAAAATATAATATTAATATTACCATATATGGAATTATAATATATAAGTAAGTAGGATAATATAATATATAAATATATAAGATATTTAAGATATATGCATGATTTAAGCATAAATATACATCGTTGTAGGTTAAATTATGAATAATAACAATAAAATAGGATTTTTACTATCAAAAGAATTTGATGAATCTAAAAATTTTCTAAAAGAAAATTTTTACGATGGTAAAACTTATGAAATAAGTTTGACATTACCAAAACATGAATTAACTTCCTTATTAAATACAAGCGGAAAATACCCCATAACCACAAAAAACAATTATGTTATTGTTGATGGGCTAAATGAAAAAGAAGGAGCAAATATAATAGATAAAGGGGCATATATAAATGAATGTCATCTAATATTATTCGGAGCTCCGTCGTTAAATGAATTATATGAAAAATTAAATAATTTTGATTTTCGTTCTGCATACCCCATACTACCAGAACATAGTTTTGCAGTTAGAACGCTAAAAATTATACAAAATAATAATATTGACAGTGGCATAACTTCAATGGACATAGAACGAAAAGTAGGGGCAATTATTAAAAATAAAACTAATTCACCAGTTAATTTAAAAAATCCCGATAAAACCATAAAAATAATAATATTGGATAACATAATTTATTTTGCAATATTAATAAATGAAAGAAATAAAGAATATTATTTAAAAAATAGACCGCATTTAAGGGCATATTTCCACCCCGGTTGCATACTTCCAAAATTGGCAAGGTGCATGGTCAATATGGCACAGTTAAAAGAAGGAGATATAATTTTAGACCCCTTTTGTGGAACTGGTGGCTTTTTAATAGAGGGAGGATTAATTGGCTGTAAATTAATTGGTAGCGACATAGATAATAGAATGGTTCAAGGTGCCTTATTGAATTTAAAAACCTATGAATTGGATAACAATGTAATATCAATTAAACAGTGGGACGCCTTAGATGCTAAAAACTATTTAAAATCATTAAATATTGAAAAAGTAGATACTATAATTACGGACCCTCCTTATGGTATGTCCACAGCTAAAAAGGGAGACATTGAACATATTTTAAATAATTTAAAAGAATGTTTAAAAGATGGAGGATATTTGATATTTGCATCGCCAACGATATTAAATTTGGAGGATTTGGAGTTAGAGGGATTATATTCCATATACATACATAAAAGTTTAACAAGATATATCCACATATACAAAAAATAATAAAATATATTTTTTATAAAAAATATTCTTTTTTTAAAATTTCTACAAATTTATTGATTGTCTTATCAATGCCGTTTTTCTGTCTTTGAATTATATTTTTTTTAGATATTAAATCCCCCTCAATATCTGTTGTAAATAAATATTCATTTTTATCCGATATTATACAAATGCCCCCTCTCCCAACTCCTGCGGTGGTGGCTATTGCAATATTACAGTTTAACGAGTTTTTAAGACCTTTTGCCAATATATGAGCTACCTTTAAATCGTTCTTTTCCGTGTATGCCTTTGAATAACTATATTCATAATCACATTTAGGTAGGGGAGCTCCTAAATTTAAAAGTTTTTCAGCCCCTTCAATAGATGGAATAAATGAGGAGGAGATTATTTTTACATTTCCATTAATA
The window above is part of the Methanococcus aeolicus Nankai-3 genome. Proteins encoded here:
- a CDS encoding UPF0254 family protein, coding for MITVATAECFTLGKIGTTIHKIASGYEECKNHRYYNIINGNVKIISSSFIPSIEGAEKLLNLGAPLPKCDYEYSYSKAYTEKNDLKVAHILAKGLKNSLNCNIAIATTAGVGRGGICIISDKNEYLFTTDIEGDLISKKNIIQRQKNGIDKTINKFVEILKKEYFL
- a CDS encoding DUF367 family protein yields the protein MNLYIYHANQCDPKRCTALKMGKLGYAKIIKNTYKLPRNSLLLNPYAETTVSVDDRDIIKKYGIMALDCSWKQAEKVFSITNAKNQRSLPLLIAGNPVNYGKPCKLTTLEAFIATLYIANYKNDALSLLDGFKWADTFIDLNEELLEKYRGRSSAEIIEIQNKYIEDNSKRYKKNKR
- a CDS encoding 50S ribosomal protein L40e yields the protein MAFEEAMNRVFHKKICLRCTARNPWKATKCRKCGYTKLRPKAKESRG
- a CDS encoding Fic family protein produces the protein MKLPEVLEYTKEDEKKALYYYNDEIIGYIKKYNIIEYIHWDNLKYKKGLPIEPKYLWILLNMDRKIHFKELNFHNWTFKYYINGKIQQFLGAFDRLKNIEFSKKINDLINDKYKINAIIEESIASSQIEGAKTTTKMAKEVIKSGKKPKNNDEIMVYNNHVAMKYITNELKNKDFTIDEILKIHDLISKDLIENKYVGEFRTIDDVIVKDIKTNKTLHIPPNHELIEPLINELCNFANNKEDSTHPIIKGIIIHFLIGYIHPFVDGNGRTARALFYWYMLNSRYTIFEYLKVSEFINKSKGKYKNSYLYVESHKCDEYEGDLTYFIGYILDCIEKSINKFNEELKVLENELKHNNIYNNLLNDLKNNNLNLRQLGILEEIIKNPKKKFTIKYIVNSYGVAYATARNDLNIFAEFGILQKKKAGKEFIYVPNIDF
- a CDS encoding methyltransferase domain-containing protein, which produces MNNNNKIGFLLSKEFDESKNFLKENFYDGKTYEISLTLPKHELTSLLNTSGKYPITTKNNYVIVDGLNEKEGANIIDKGAYINECHLILFGAPSLNELYEKLNNFDFRSAYPILPEHSFAVRTLKIIQNNNIDSGITSMDIERKVGAIIKNKTNSPVNLKNPDKTIKIIILDNIIYFAILINERNKEYYLKNRPHLRAYFHPGCILPKLARCMVNMAQLKEGDIILDPFCGTGGFLIEGGLIGCKLIGSDIDNRMVQGALLNLKTYELDNNVISIKQWDALDAKNYLKSLNIEKVDTIITDPPYGMSTAKKGDIEHILNNLKECLKDGGYLIFASPTILNLEDLELEGLYSIYIHKSLTRYIHIYKK